A window of the Vigna angularis cultivar LongXiaoDou No.4 chromosome 3, ASM1680809v1, whole genome shotgun sequence genome harbors these coding sequences:
- the LOC108326335 gene encoding BTB/POZ domain-containing protein NPY2 translates to MKFMKLGSKPDTFQTDGNNVRYVASELASDIVVSVGDIKFYLHKFPLLSKSSHLQTLISLNNEENLDEIQISDIPGGATTFEICAKFCYGMTVTLNAYNVIATRCAAEYLGMHETIEKGNLVYKIDVFLSSSIFRSWKDSIILLQTSKSMLPLVEDLKVVSHCVDSIANKACVDVSKVDWSYTYNRRKLPEENGIESNQNGLRTRLVPKDWWVEDLCELEVDLYKSVISNIKSKAFQSNEVIGEALKAYAYRRLPNFSKGMIQCGDVSKHRVIVETIVWLLPTEKGSVPCRFLLKLLKAAIFVESGDRTKEELVKRIGQQLEEASVSDILIQAPDGDAKMYDVSIVQNIVTEFFTKDYNVEIESVAGGELEGTRKPGILSDASKLMVAKLIDGYLAEIAKDPNLPLSDFVNLAELVSSISRPAHDGLYRAIDTYLKEHPGISKGEKKRICKLMDCRKLSVDACLHAVQNERLPLRVVVQVLYFEQLRTSASSGTSTPDIPKGIKDLNNESNGSSRSGTTNPEDELDAVATAEELKALRKELASLRLSNGVGNNDKDGDIKPSMDKAVIGKVKGLLKSKRSFIKLWASKGGQGENSGSDSSESISSANPEEAKSTPSRNRRHSVS, encoded by the exons ATGAAGTTCATGAAGCTTGGATCCAAGCCTGATACCTTTCAGACTGATGGGAACAATGTTAG GTATGTGGCAAGTGAGTTGGCGTCAGATATTGTTGTTAGTGTAGGAGACATCAAGTTTTATTTGCATAAG TTTCCTCTCCTTTCAAAGAGTTCACACTTACAGACATTGATCTCCCTCAACAACgaagaaaatttagatgaaattcAGATTTCTGACATTCCCGGTGGTGCAACTACTTTTGAAATATGTGCTAAGTTTTGCTATGGTATGACCGTTACCCTCAATGCCTACAATGTAATAGCAACTCGGTGTGCAGCAGAGTATCTTGGAATGCATGAGACCATTGAGAAAGGAAACCTCGTTTACAAGATTGATGTTTTCCTTAGCTCTAGCATTTTCCGTAGTTGGAAGGATTCAATCATCCTTCTTCAGACTTCAAAGTCTATGTTACCCTTGGTTGAGGACCTAAAGGTAGTCAGTCATTGCGTTGATTCCATTGCAAATAAGGCATGTGTTGATGTATCCAAAGTTGACTGGTCCTACACCTATAACCGGAGGAAGCTTCCAGAGGAAAATGGGATCGAGTCAAACCAGAATGGACTCAGAACAAGACTGGTGCCAAAAGACTGGTGGGTAGAAGATTTATGCGAGCTTGAAGTTGATCTATACAAGTCTGtgatttcaaatattaaatccAAGGCATTTCAATCCAATGAAGTAATTGGTGAAGCTTTGAAAGCGTATGCTTACAGAAGATTGCCAAATTTCAGCAAGGGTATGATCCAGTGTGGGGATGTGTCAAAGCATCGTGTAATAGTTGAAACTATTGTGTGGTTGTTGCCTACTGAGAAAGGCAGTGTTCCTTGTAGGTTCTTACTCAAGTTGTTGAAAGCTGCCATTTTTGTAGAATCAGGAGATAGAACTAAAGAAGAGCTGGTAAAGAGAATTGGGCAACAGCTGGAGGAGGCTTCTGTAAGTGATATTTTGATTCAAGCACCAGATGGGGATGCTAAAATGTATGATGTTAGTATAGTACAAAACATTGTTACAGAGTTTTTTACGAAAGATTACAATGTTGAGATTGAATCAGTTGCGGGTGGTGAACTTGAGGGAACAAGAAAACCGGGGATTTTATCAGATGCTTCCAAGCTGATGGTTGCAAAACTGATAGATGGATACCTTGCTGAAATTGCAAAAGATCCCAATTTACCTTTGTCTGATTTTGTTAATCTTGCTGAGTTAGTGTCTAGCATCTCTCGTCCAGCTCATGATGGCCTTTACAGGGCTATTGATACATATCTGAAG GAGCATCCTGGGATCAGCAAAGGCGAAAAGAAGAGGATATGCAAGCTGATGGATTGTAGAAAGCTATCAGTTGACGCATGCTTGCATGCAGTGCAAAACGAGAGACTACCATTGCGTGTAGTTGTGCAGGTACTATATTTTGAGCAGTTAAGAACTTCTGCATCATCCGGCACTAGCACTCCTGACATACCTAAAGGAATCAAAGACTTGAACAATGAATCCAATGGAAGCTCAAGGTCAGGGACAACTAACCCAGAAGACGAGTTGGATGCTGTGGCCACAGCTGAGGAACTGAAAGCATTAAGAAAGGAACTTGCATCATTGAGGCTGAGCAATGGAGTTGGAAACAATGACAAAGATGGAGATATCAAACCCAGCATGGACAAAGCTGTCATTGGCAAGGTGAAAGGGTTGCTCAAGTCAAAAAGGTCTTTCATAAAGCTTTGGGCTAGCAAAGGGGGTCAAGGGGAAAATAGTGGCTCAGACTCGTCAGAGAGTATTAGTTCTGCTAACCCAGAAGAAGCAAAATCTACTCCTTCCAGAAATAGGAGACATTCAGTTTCCTGA
- the LOC108326153 gene encoding LOB domain-containing protein 38 isoform X1: protein MSCNGCRVLRKGCSENCMLRHCLQLIENPQAQAHATLFVAKFFGRAALMSFLSAVPANQRSALFQSLLYEAVGRTINPVNGAVGLLWSGNWQLCQMGVEKVLRGGAVLTPLPHFLSSVDVHHQHHVTERVMIAGGTLCHQAKKQRVGTPSQESETSYMGRKPQDSAPQSQRNLLTLFF, encoded by the exons atgagCTGCAATGGTTGTCGTGTTCTCAGAAAGGGTTGCAGTGAGAACTGCATGCTACGACATTGCCTACAATTGATAGAGAACCCACAAGCCCAAGCTCACGCCACCCTCTTTGTGGCCAAGTTCTTTGGCCGTGCTGCTCTCATGTCGTTCCTTTCCGCCGTACCTGCCAACCAAAGATCCG CTTTGTTTCAGTCACTGCTTTATGAAGCAGTGGGGCGTACTATAAATCCAGTGAATGGAGCAGTGGGGTTGTTGTGGAGTGGGAACTGGCAGCTGTGCCAAATGGGTGTGGAGAAAGTGCTCCGAGGTGGTGCTGTGTTGACCCCACTCCCTCACTTCCTCAGTAGTGTAGATGTGCACCATCAACACCATGTAACTGAGAGAGTGATGATTGCAGGTGGAACATTGTGTCACCAGGCAAAGAAGCAACGTGTGGGGACACCCTCCCAGGAATCTGAGACCTCCTATATGGGACGTAAACCACAGGATTCTGCCCCTCAAAGTCAAAGGAACCTCCTTACACTATTCTTCTGA
- the LOC108326151 gene encoding pentatricopeptide repeat-containing protein At5g43790, which translates to MKIKTRSLVSNDPILQKLQKCYNLNTLKQAHAQVVATGLSLQTYYLSHLLNTSSKFSSTYAITIFNRIPSPTVFLYNTLISSFSRHKDQIHLAFSLYNQILVHKTLQPNSFTFPSLFKACGFGSWLQYGPSLHAHVLKFLQPPYDHFVNNSLLKFYAEYGKLCVSRYLFNQINEPDLVIWNTMLAAYAKSASHVSDSTSLQDADMSLEALYLFRGMQLSQRKPNEVTLIALITACSNLGALSQGAWAHGYVLRNNLELNLVVGTTLVDMYSKCGSLNLACQLFDQLTERDTFCYTAMIGGFAIHGHGGQALELYRKMKLEGLVPSDATIVVTMYACSHGGLVEEGLAIFESMKSVHGMEPNLQHYGCLIDLLGRAGRLKEAKERLEAMPMKPNAILWRSLLGAAKLHGNIEIGETALKHLIELEPETSGSYVLLSNMYASIGQWNDMKRMRMKMKDRGVDKLPGFSLVDINGAMHEFLTGDKAHPLSNEIYMKIGEINRRLQEYGHKPRTSEVLFDVEEEDKEDVLSYHSERLAIAFALIASPSSFPIRIIKNLRVCGDCHAITKLISVAYKRDIIVRDRNRFHHFKDGSCSCLDYW; encoded by the coding sequence ATGAAAATTAAAACCAGAAGCCTCGTATCAAACGACCCAATTCTCCAAAAGTTGCAAAAATGCTACAACCTCAACACCCTTAAGCAAGCCCATGCTCAAGTGGTAGCAACTGGCCTTTCACTCCAGACATACTATCTGAGCCACCTCCTTAACACATCCTCCAAATTTTCCTCCACCTATGCAATTACCATCTTTAACCGTATCCCAAGCCCAACAGTTTTCCTATACAATACACTCATTTCTTCATTCTCTCGTCACAAGGACCAAATTCATCTAGCCTTCTCACTTTATAACCAGATTCTCGTCCACAAGACCCTTCAACCCAATAGCTTCACTTTTCCCTCCCTCTTCAAGGCTTGTGGCTTTGGTTCATGGCTCCAATATGGTCCTTCCCTCCATGCCCATGTTTTAAAATTCCTTCAACCCCCTTATGACCACTTTGTGAACAATTCACTGCTCAAATTCTATGCCGAATATGGAAAATTGTGTGTGTCTAGATATTTGTTCAATCAAATCAATGAACCTGACCTGGTCATATGGAATACCATGTTGGCTGCCTACGCAAAAAGTGCAAGTCATGTTAGTGACTCAACAAGTTTACAAGACGCTGATATGTCATTAGAGGCATTGTATTTGTTCAGAGGCATGCAGTTGTCTCAGAGAAAGCCTAATGAAGTTACACTTATTGCATTGATCACTGCATGTTCTAATTTAGGTGCACTGAGTCAGGGTGCTTGGGCACATGGTTATGTGTTAAGGAACAATCTTGAACTGAATCTAGTTGTGGGAACTACGCTGGTGGATATGTATTCTAAATGTGGAAGTCTGAATCTAGCATGCCAGTTGTTTGATCAGCTGACTGAAAGGGACACGTTTTGCTACACTGCCATGATTGGGGGGTTTGCAATTCATGGTCATGGGGGTCAGGCACTTGAACTGTATAGAAAGATGAAACTTGAGGGCCTAGTTCCTAGTGATGCAACTATTGTAGTTACTATGTATGCCTGTTCTCATGGTGGATTAGTAGAAGAGGGCCTCGCAATTTTCGAGTCCATGAAGAGTGTTCACGGAATGGAGCCGAATCTTCAGCATTACGGATGCTTAATTGATCTTCTTGGTCGAGCTGGGAGATTAAAGGAGGCAAAAGAGAGGTTAGAGGCTATGCCCATGAAACCAAATGCAATTTTGTGGAGGTCTTTACTTGGTGCAGCAAAACTTCATGGCAACATAGAGATCGGGGAAACTGCTCTCAAACACTTAATAGAGCTAGAACCAGAAACAAGTGGAAGCTATGTTCTTCTGTCTAATATGTATGCTAGCATTGGTCAGTGGAATGATATGAAGAGAATGAGAATGAAGATGAAGGATCGTGGGGTTGACAAGTTGCCTGGGTTTAGTTTAGTGGATATTAATGGTGCCATGCATGAATTTCTCACAGGTGACAAAGCTCACCCTCTTTCAAAcgaaatatatatgaagattGGGGAGATAAATAGAAGATTACAAGAATATGGTCACAAACCAAGAACATCAGAAGTTTTGTTtgatgtagaagaagaagataaggaAGATGTCCTTTCTTACCACAGTGAAAGGCTGGCTATAGCGTTTGCACTAATAGCATCTCCTTCAAGTTTTCCTATAAGAATTATAAAAAACCTAAGAGTTTGTGGGGATTGCCATGCTATTACCAAGCTAATATCAGTGGCATATAAAAGAGATATTATTGTTAGAGATCGAAATCGGTTTCACCATTTTAAGGACGGGAGTTGTTCTTGTCTAGACTACTGGTGA
- the LOC108326153 gene encoding LOB domain-containing protein 38 isoform X2 codes for MSCNGCRVLRKGCSENCMLRHCLQLIENPQAQAHATLFVAKFFGRAALMSFLSAVPANQRSALFQSLLYEAVGRTINPVNGAVGLLWSGNWQLCQMGVEKVLRGGTLCHQAKKQRVGTPSQESETSYMGRKPQDSAPQSQRNLLTLFF; via the exons atgagCTGCAATGGTTGTCGTGTTCTCAGAAAGGGTTGCAGTGAGAACTGCATGCTACGACATTGCCTACAATTGATAGAGAACCCACAAGCCCAAGCTCACGCCACCCTCTTTGTGGCCAAGTTCTTTGGCCGTGCTGCTCTCATGTCGTTCCTTTCCGCCGTACCTGCCAACCAAAGATCCG CTTTGTTTCAGTCACTGCTTTATGAAGCAGTGGGGCGTACTATAAATCCAGTGAATGGAGCAGTGGGGTTGTTGTGGAGTGGGAACTGGCAGCTGTGCCAAATGGGTGTGGAGAAAGTGCTCCGAG GTGGAACATTGTGTCACCAGGCAAAGAAGCAACGTGTGGGGACACCCTCCCAGGAATCTGAGACCTCCTATATGGGACGTAAACCACAGGATTCTGCCCCTCAAAGTCAAAGGAACCTCCTTACACTATTCTTCTGA